In Populus alba chromosome 1, ASM523922v2, whole genome shotgun sequence, a single window of DNA contains:
- the LOC118039208 gene encoding cellulose synthase-like protein D3 isoform X2, giving the protein MAADPFQLRRAPTIHHYNDSRDDLDSEIGSVEFATYTVQIPPTPDNQPMETPVENEKKLERSCTSNSMFTGGHNCATRAHLKEKKIEFQTSHPQTASAKGSYCAMSGCDAQVITDDLAPCECEYKICRDCYKDALATGDGTCPGCKEPYRSHDVSELNRRSSFAESNKALAKSQSDEFDYTQFLSESKTNYGYGNAVWPTDGVNDNDEGSSGVPKTFVEKQWKMLTREVKISAAVIAPYRILILVRMIVLAFFLYWRVSNPNEEAMWLWGMSLVCEIWFAFSWLLDQLPKLCPVNRVADLDVLKEKFETPSPGNPTGKSDLPGIDIFVSTADPEKEPPLVTANTILSILAADYPVEKLSCYVSDDGGSLLTFEAMAEAASFANLWVPFCRKHEIEPRNPESYFNLKRDPYKTKVRPDFVRDRRRVKREYDEFKVRINGLSDSMRRRSDAYNSQEELKAMKRWKERGDDEPMDRLKIPKATWMADGTHWPGTWTVPAPENTRGDHTSIIQVMLQPPIEEPLKGTAGDSSSMNLSEVDIRLPVLVYISREKRPGYDHNKKAGAMNALVRASAVMSNGPFILNLDCDHYIYNSQALREGMCFMMDQGGEGISYVQFPQRFEGIDPSDRYANHNSVFFDVNMRALDGIQGPVYVGTGCLFRRTALYNFDPPRYEDHGSCCSCFFGRHKKAAIASAPEHGQSPEAEDTDNQEMNLALIPRKFGNSSLFLDSVQVAAFQGLPLADNSYIKYGRPPGALTHPREPLHLATIAEAVNVISCWYEDKTEWGQSVGWIYGSVTEDVVTGYRMHERGWRSVYCVTKRDAFRGTAPINLTDRLHQVLRWATGSVEIFFSRNNALLGGHRLKLLQRIAYLNVGIYPFTSLFLIVYCFLPALALLSNQFIVASLTVTFLVYLLIISLTLCILAVLEIKWSGITLEEWWRNEQFWLIGGISAHLVAVLQGLLKVVAGIEISFTLTSKSGGDDVDDEFSDLYVFKWTSLMIPPCTIIMVNLIAIGVGVSRTIYSDAPQWSNLLGGVFFSFWVLAHLYPFAKGLMGRRGKTPTIIYVWSGLLSICISLLWVAIDPPSGNTQIGGLFQLS; this is encoded by the exons ATGGCTGCTGATCCATTCCAACTAAGAAGAGCGCCCACAATTCACCACTACAATGACTCAAGGGACGATCTTGATAGTGAAATCGGCAGTGTAGAATTTGCTACATATACAGTCCAGATACCGCCCACACCTGATAATCAGCCAATGGAAACCCCTGTAGAGAATGAAAAGAAGCTGGAGAGGAGTTGCACGTCGAATTCTATGTTTACTGGTGGGCATAATTGCGCTACGCGTGCGCatttgaaagagaagaagatcGAGTTCCAAAcaagccatcctcaaacagcaAGCGCAAAAGGGTCGTATTGTGCGATGTCGGGTTGTGATGCTCAGGTCATCACTGATGATTTAGCGCCTTGTGAATGTGAATACAAAATTTGTAGGGATTGTTATAAGGATGCCTTAGCTACTGGTGATGGGACATGTCCTGGTTGTAAAGAGCCTTATAGGAGTCACGATGTGTCTGAGTTGAACAGGAGGTCATCTTTCGCCGAATCGAATAAAGCGTTGGCGAAGAGCCAGAGTGATGAGTTTGATTATACCCAATTTTTGTCTGAGTCAAAGACGAATTATGGGTATGGAAATGCTGTGTGGCCAACAGATGGTGTGAATGACAATGATGAGGGGAGTAGTGGTGTCCCTAAAACATTTGTTGAGAAACAATGGAAAATGCTAACCCGTGAAGTGAAAATATCTGCTGCAGTTATTGCTCCATATCG GATTCTAATCCTTGTCCGAATGATTGTTCTTGCATTTTTCCTGTATTGGAGGGTCTCAAATCCTAATGAAGAAGCAATGTGGTTGTGGGGCATGTCTCTGGTTTGTGAAATTTGGTTTGCTTTTTCTTGGCTACTGGACCAGCTCCCAAAGCTCTGTCCAGTTAACCGCGTTGCTGACCTTGATGTTCTGAAGGAGAAGTTTGAAACTCCTAGTCCAGGTAATCCTACAGGAAAATCTGATCTTCCTGGTATAGATATCTTTGTTTCTACTGCAGACCCAGAGAAAGAACCACCCCTTGTTACTGCAAACACCATTCTGTCTATTCTCGCTGCTGACTACCCAGTTGAGAAGCTCTCGTGTTATGTTTCTGATGATGGAGGATCTCTGCTTACTTTTGAAGCCATGGCAGAGGCTGCTAGTTTTGCCAACTTGTGGGTTCCATTTTGTAGGAAGCATGAAATTGAACCCAGAAACCCAGAATCTTATTTCAATCTGAAGAGAGATCCTTACAAGACAAAGGTCCGCCCAGATTTTGTTAGAGATCGAAGGCGGGTAAAACGCGAGTATGATGAGTTCAAGGTTCGAATTAATGGCCTTTCTGATTCAATGCGCCGACGTTCTGATGCTTATAATAGTCAAGAGGAGCTTAAGGCAATGAAGAGATGGAAAGAGAGAGGTGATGATGAACCAATGGATAGATTGAAGATCCCAAAAGCTACTTGGATGGCTGATGGAACCCATTGGCCTGGCACCTGGACAGTTCCAGCACCTGAGAACACTAGGGGTGATCATACCAGCATCATACAG GTAATGTTGCAGCCTCCTATTGAGGAACCACTAAAAGGAACAGCTGGTGATAGCAGTTCGATGAACCTATCTGAAGTGGACATTCGCCTTCCTGTGTTGGTTTATATTTCTCGCGAAAAGCGACCTGGTTATGATCACAACAAGAAGGCTGGAGCGATGAATGCACTGGTTCGAGCTTCTGCTGTTATGTCTAATGGACCGTTCATTCTTAACCTTGACTGTGACCACTACATATACAACTCCCAGGCATTGAGAGAAGGTATGTGCTTCATGATGGACCAGGGTGGTGAAGGCATTTCTTATGTTCAGTTTCCCCAGAGGTTTGAAGGAATTGATCCTTCTGATCGCTATGCCAATCACAACTCTGTTTTCTTTGATGTCAACATGCGAGCCCTTGATGGGATACAAGGTCCAGTATACGTTGGAACAGGATGCCTGTTTCGTCGGACAGCCCTCTATAACTTTGATCCTCCACGGTATGAGGATCATGGCAGCTGCTGCAGCTGCTTCTTTGGTCGTCACAAGAAGGCTGCCATTGCTTCTGCCCCAGAACATGGCCAGTCTCCTGAAGCGGAAGACACAGACAATCAGGAAATGAACCTTGCacttattcctagaaaatttgGAAATTCAAGTTTGTTTCTTGATTCTGTACAGGTGGCAGCATTTCAAGGTCTGCCCCTCGCTGATAATTCATATATTAAATATGGACGACCTCCTGGTGCTCTAACTCATCCAAGGGAGCCCCTGCATCTAGCCACAATTGCAGAGGCAGTGAATGTCATCTCTTGCTGGTATGAAGACAAGACTGAATGGGGCCAATCTGTTGGATGGATTTACGGGTCTGTAACTGAGGATGTGGTCACTGGGTATAGGATGCATGAACGGGGATGGAGATCAGTTTATTGTGTGACTAAAAGGGATGCATTCCGTGGGACTGCCCCTATTAATCTTACTGATAGACTTCATCAGGTTCTCCGGTGGGCAACTGGCTCTGTTGAGATATTCTTTTCTCGCAACAATGCCCTTCTGGGTGGTCATAGGTTGAAGCTGCTGCAGAGGATTGCTTACCTCAATGTTGGAATTTACCCTTTCACTTCTTTGTTCCTTATCGTTTACTGCTTCCTTCCCGCACTTGCACTCTTGTCCAATCAGTTTATAGTTGCGTCTCTAACTGTCACATTCCTAGTATACCTCTTGATCATCAGCTTGACCCTCTGTATTCTTGCTGTGCTTGAGATCAAGTGGTCTGGAATTACACTGGAAGAGTGGTGGAGGAACGAGCAGTTCTGGTTAATCGGAGGCATAAGTGCTCATCTTGTTGCCGTGCTCCAGGGGCTACTGAAGGTGGTTGCAGGAATTGAGATTTCATTCACACTAACATCTAAATCAGGTGGAGATGATGTTGATGATGAGTTTTCTGATCTCTATGTATTCAAATGGACATCTCTTATGATACCACCTTGCACAATCATTATGGTCAACCTTATTGCAATCGGAGTCGGAGTTTCCCGAACTATATACAGTGACGCACCTCAGTGGAGCAATTTACTCGGAGGTGTGTTCTTCAGCTTTTGGGTCCTGGCTCATCTCTACCCCTTTGCAAAAGGGCTTATGGGAAGACGTGGAAAGACACCCACCATCATTTATGTCTGGTCGGGGCTCCTTTCTATATGTATTTCACTACTCTGGGTTGCTATTGACCCTCCATCAGGAAATACTCAAATAGGGGGGCTATTCCAACTCTCATGA
- the LOC118039209 gene encoding probable xyloglucan endotransglucosylase/hydrolase protein 30, whose amino-acid sequence MVKNKMDCLCFWSLSKPFYILLFFFSFPRLIASAAFNLSTISFDEGYSPLFGDGNLVRSPNGRTARLLLDRFTGAGFISSKMYKYGFFSANIKLPGDYTAGLCVAFYTSNGDVFEKTHDELDFEFLGNTEGKPWRFQTNLYGNGSTSRGREERYRLWFDPSKQFHRYSILWTAKNIIFYIDDVPIREVIRSEEMGGEYPSKPMSLYATIWDASNWATSGGKYKVNYKYAPFVSEFKDFVLEGCPSDPIEEFPSVECYESYSRLESADYATITRRQRSAMRKFRQRYMYYSYCYDSLRYPVPPPECVVIPSEKDRFRNTGRLRFGGSHQGRKRRSRRRGRVQVSSIEYDPDV is encoded by the exons atggtaaaaaacaaaatggattGCTTATGCTTCTGGTCTCTCTCGAAACCTTTCTAtatccttctcttctttttctcctttcctCGTTTGATTGCCAGCGCAGCTTTCAATCTCTCCACCATCTCCTTTGATGAGGGTTACAGCCCCCTCTTTGGCGATGGCAACCTTGTTCGTTCTCCTAATGGTAGAACCGCCCGCCTCCTCCTTGATCGCTTCACAG GTGCGGGTTTTATTTCATCCAAGATGTATAAATATGGATTCTTTAGTGCCAACATCAAGTTACCAGGCGACTACACAGCCGGTCTCTGCGTTGCCTTCTAT ACATCAAACGGGGACGTGTTCGAGAAGACCCATGATGAATTGGACTTTGAATTCCTAGGAAACACCGAAGGGAAGCCATGGAGGTTCCAAACAAACTTGTATGGTAATGGAAGCACGAGCCGTGGCAGAGAAGAAAGATATAGATTATGGTTTGACCCTTCCAAACAGTTCCATAGGTATAGCATTCTATGGACGGCAAAGAACATCAT ATTCTACATCGATGATGTTCCCATCCGAGAGGTGATTCGCAGTGAAGAAATGGGCGGCGAGTACCCATCAAAACCAATGTCCCTGTATGCTACAATATGGGATGCGTCAAATTGGGCAACTTCCGGTGGCAAATACAAGGTCAATTATAAGTATGCACCATTTGTGTCCGAATTTAAGGACTTTGTCCTAGAGGGATGCCCTTCTGACCCCATCGAGGAATTTCCTTCAGTGGAATGCTACGAGAGTTATTCTAGGCTTGAGAGTGCCGATTATGCCACCATAACAAGGAGACAACGGTCAGCTATGCGTAAATTTCGCCAGCGTTACATGTATTATTCTTACTGCTACGATTCATTAAGGTATCCCGTGCCGCCACCAGAATGTGTTGTGATTCCATCGGAGAAGGACAGGTTCAGGAACACTGGTAGATTGAGATTCGGTGGCAGCCATCAAGGCCGCAAACGCCGCTCAAGGCGGCGAGGTCGAGTTCAAGTTTCTAGCATAGAATATGATCCGGATGTGTGA
- the LOC118039208 gene encoding cellulose synthase-like protein D3 isoform X1 gives MYLSRKITNRGLGLFSRTDLHFPQKGLFSSILSAKHYTVNNMAADPFQLRRAPTIHHYNDSRDDLDSEIGSVEFATYTVQIPPTPDNQPMETPVENEKKLERSCTSNSMFTGGHNCATRAHLKEKKIEFQTSHPQTASAKGSYCAMSGCDAQVITDDLAPCECEYKICRDCYKDALATGDGTCPGCKEPYRSHDVSELNRRSSFAESNKALAKSQSDEFDYTQFLSESKTNYGYGNAVWPTDGVNDNDEGSSGVPKTFVEKQWKMLTREVKISAAVIAPYRILILVRMIVLAFFLYWRVSNPNEEAMWLWGMSLVCEIWFAFSWLLDQLPKLCPVNRVADLDVLKEKFETPSPGNPTGKSDLPGIDIFVSTADPEKEPPLVTANTILSILAADYPVEKLSCYVSDDGGSLLTFEAMAEAASFANLWVPFCRKHEIEPRNPESYFNLKRDPYKTKVRPDFVRDRRRVKREYDEFKVRINGLSDSMRRRSDAYNSQEELKAMKRWKERGDDEPMDRLKIPKATWMADGTHWPGTWTVPAPENTRGDHTSIIQVMLQPPIEEPLKGTAGDSSSMNLSEVDIRLPVLVYISREKRPGYDHNKKAGAMNALVRASAVMSNGPFILNLDCDHYIYNSQALREGMCFMMDQGGEGISYVQFPQRFEGIDPSDRYANHNSVFFDVNMRALDGIQGPVYVGTGCLFRRTALYNFDPPRYEDHGSCCSCFFGRHKKAAIASAPEHGQSPEAEDTDNQEMNLALIPRKFGNSSLFLDSVQVAAFQGLPLADNSYIKYGRPPGALTHPREPLHLATIAEAVNVISCWYEDKTEWGQSVGWIYGSVTEDVVTGYRMHERGWRSVYCVTKRDAFRGTAPINLTDRLHQVLRWATGSVEIFFSRNNALLGGHRLKLLQRIAYLNVGIYPFTSLFLIVYCFLPALALLSNQFIVASLTVTFLVYLLIISLTLCILAVLEIKWSGITLEEWWRNEQFWLIGGISAHLVAVLQGLLKVVAGIEISFTLTSKSGGDDVDDEFSDLYVFKWTSLMIPPCTIIMVNLIAIGVGVSRTIYSDAPQWSNLLGGVFFSFWVLAHLYPFAKGLMGRRGKTPTIIYVWSGLLSICISLLWVAIDPPSGNTQIGGLFQLS, from the exons ATGTACCTCTCTAGAAAAATCACAAACAGGGGACTCGGTCTTTTTAGTCGGACAGACCTGCATTTTccacaaaag GGTCTGTTCAGTTCAATATTGTCTGCTAAACATTACACAGTCAACAACATGGCTGCTGATCCATTCCAACTAAGAAGAGCGCCCACAATTCACCACTACAATGACTCAAGGGACGATCTTGATAGTGAAATCGGCAGTGTAGAATTTGCTACATATACAGTCCAGATACCGCCCACACCTGATAATCAGCCAATGGAAACCCCTGTAGAGAATGAAAAGAAGCTGGAGAGGAGTTGCACGTCGAATTCTATGTTTACTGGTGGGCATAATTGCGCTACGCGTGCGCatttgaaagagaagaagatcGAGTTCCAAAcaagccatcctcaaacagcaAGCGCAAAAGGGTCGTATTGTGCGATGTCGGGTTGTGATGCTCAGGTCATCACTGATGATTTAGCGCCTTGTGAATGTGAATACAAAATTTGTAGGGATTGTTATAAGGATGCCTTAGCTACTGGTGATGGGACATGTCCTGGTTGTAAAGAGCCTTATAGGAGTCACGATGTGTCTGAGTTGAACAGGAGGTCATCTTTCGCCGAATCGAATAAAGCGTTGGCGAAGAGCCAGAGTGATGAGTTTGATTATACCCAATTTTTGTCTGAGTCAAAGACGAATTATGGGTATGGAAATGCTGTGTGGCCAACAGATGGTGTGAATGACAATGATGAGGGGAGTAGTGGTGTCCCTAAAACATTTGTTGAGAAACAATGGAAAATGCTAACCCGTGAAGTGAAAATATCTGCTGCAGTTATTGCTCCATATCG GATTCTAATCCTTGTCCGAATGATTGTTCTTGCATTTTTCCTGTATTGGAGGGTCTCAAATCCTAATGAAGAAGCAATGTGGTTGTGGGGCATGTCTCTGGTTTGTGAAATTTGGTTTGCTTTTTCTTGGCTACTGGACCAGCTCCCAAAGCTCTGTCCAGTTAACCGCGTTGCTGACCTTGATGTTCTGAAGGAGAAGTTTGAAACTCCTAGTCCAGGTAATCCTACAGGAAAATCTGATCTTCCTGGTATAGATATCTTTGTTTCTACTGCAGACCCAGAGAAAGAACCACCCCTTGTTACTGCAAACACCATTCTGTCTATTCTCGCTGCTGACTACCCAGTTGAGAAGCTCTCGTGTTATGTTTCTGATGATGGAGGATCTCTGCTTACTTTTGAAGCCATGGCAGAGGCTGCTAGTTTTGCCAACTTGTGGGTTCCATTTTGTAGGAAGCATGAAATTGAACCCAGAAACCCAGAATCTTATTTCAATCTGAAGAGAGATCCTTACAAGACAAAGGTCCGCCCAGATTTTGTTAGAGATCGAAGGCGGGTAAAACGCGAGTATGATGAGTTCAAGGTTCGAATTAATGGCCTTTCTGATTCAATGCGCCGACGTTCTGATGCTTATAATAGTCAAGAGGAGCTTAAGGCAATGAAGAGATGGAAAGAGAGAGGTGATGATGAACCAATGGATAGATTGAAGATCCCAAAAGCTACTTGGATGGCTGATGGAACCCATTGGCCTGGCACCTGGACAGTTCCAGCACCTGAGAACACTAGGGGTGATCATACCAGCATCATACAG GTAATGTTGCAGCCTCCTATTGAGGAACCACTAAAAGGAACAGCTGGTGATAGCAGTTCGATGAACCTATCTGAAGTGGACATTCGCCTTCCTGTGTTGGTTTATATTTCTCGCGAAAAGCGACCTGGTTATGATCACAACAAGAAGGCTGGAGCGATGAATGCACTGGTTCGAGCTTCTGCTGTTATGTCTAATGGACCGTTCATTCTTAACCTTGACTGTGACCACTACATATACAACTCCCAGGCATTGAGAGAAGGTATGTGCTTCATGATGGACCAGGGTGGTGAAGGCATTTCTTATGTTCAGTTTCCCCAGAGGTTTGAAGGAATTGATCCTTCTGATCGCTATGCCAATCACAACTCTGTTTTCTTTGATGTCAACATGCGAGCCCTTGATGGGATACAAGGTCCAGTATACGTTGGAACAGGATGCCTGTTTCGTCGGACAGCCCTCTATAACTTTGATCCTCCACGGTATGAGGATCATGGCAGCTGCTGCAGCTGCTTCTTTGGTCGTCACAAGAAGGCTGCCATTGCTTCTGCCCCAGAACATGGCCAGTCTCCTGAAGCGGAAGACACAGACAATCAGGAAATGAACCTTGCacttattcctagaaaatttgGAAATTCAAGTTTGTTTCTTGATTCTGTACAGGTGGCAGCATTTCAAGGTCTGCCCCTCGCTGATAATTCATATATTAAATATGGACGACCTCCTGGTGCTCTAACTCATCCAAGGGAGCCCCTGCATCTAGCCACAATTGCAGAGGCAGTGAATGTCATCTCTTGCTGGTATGAAGACAAGACTGAATGGGGCCAATCTGTTGGATGGATTTACGGGTCTGTAACTGAGGATGTGGTCACTGGGTATAGGATGCATGAACGGGGATGGAGATCAGTTTATTGTGTGACTAAAAGGGATGCATTCCGTGGGACTGCCCCTATTAATCTTACTGATAGACTTCATCAGGTTCTCCGGTGGGCAACTGGCTCTGTTGAGATATTCTTTTCTCGCAACAATGCCCTTCTGGGTGGTCATAGGTTGAAGCTGCTGCAGAGGATTGCTTACCTCAATGTTGGAATTTACCCTTTCACTTCTTTGTTCCTTATCGTTTACTGCTTCCTTCCCGCACTTGCACTCTTGTCCAATCAGTTTATAGTTGCGTCTCTAACTGTCACATTCCTAGTATACCTCTTGATCATCAGCTTGACCCTCTGTATTCTTGCTGTGCTTGAGATCAAGTGGTCTGGAATTACACTGGAAGAGTGGTGGAGGAACGAGCAGTTCTGGTTAATCGGAGGCATAAGTGCTCATCTTGTTGCCGTGCTCCAGGGGCTACTGAAGGTGGTTGCAGGAATTGAGATTTCATTCACACTAACATCTAAATCAGGTGGAGATGATGTTGATGATGAGTTTTCTGATCTCTATGTATTCAAATGGACATCTCTTATGATACCACCTTGCACAATCATTATGGTCAACCTTATTGCAATCGGAGTCGGAGTTTCCCGAACTATATACAGTGACGCACCTCAGTGGAGCAATTTACTCGGAGGTGTGTTCTTCAGCTTTTGGGTCCTGGCTCATCTCTACCCCTTTGCAAAAGGGCTTATGGGAAGACGTGGAAAGACACCCACCATCATTTATGTCTGGTCGGGGCTCCTTTCTATATGTATTTCACTACTCTGGGTTGCTATTGACCCTCCATCAGGAAATACTCAAATAGGGGGGCTATTCCAACTCTCATGA